A region from the Algoriphagus machipongonensis genome encodes:
- a CDS encoding response regulator, with protein MTRILVVDDEADLEVLIKQKFRKKIRSEEYEFFFALNGKKALEVMEESKDIDMILSDINMPEMDGLTLLSKVKEQHSLLKTVIISAYGDMDNIRTAMNLGAFDFITKPVDFQDLEITIEKTIESIKQIKATLKTMKENNILKMYVDETVLNFMGNRELGMGLDDNETLEAAVAFIDLCGFTAISETEEPNIVVGQLNAYFDMMVREIIAEKGIIDKFIGDAVMAVFKGEDYAKRALRASIAIRDKMNAMPVFSEKSGFKPKVSIGINNGEMVSGNIGSLSLKRLDYTVIGDTVNVASRLQSKANPGQILILEKYQEEVANDFNITKIGEMILKNKAKPVMVYEVIS; from the coding sequence ATGACAAGGATTTTAGTTGTAGATGATGAAGCTGATCTGGAAGTATTGATCAAACAGAAATTCAGAAAGAAAATCCGTTCTGAAGAGTATGAATTTTTCTTTGCTCTCAATGGTAAAAAAGCTTTAGAAGTGATGGAGGAATCCAAGGACATTGATATGATCCTTAGTGATATCAATATGCCTGAAATGGATGGTCTAACTCTTTTATCCAAAGTAAAAGAGCAACATAGTCTTCTGAAAACTGTCATCATCTCAGCTTATGGAGACATGGATAATATCCGTACAGCCATGAATCTCGGCGCCTTTGATTTCATTACAAAGCCAGTTGACTTTCAAGACCTGGAAATCACCATTGAGAAAACTATCGAGTCCATCAAACAAATCAAGGCAACTCTCAAAACCATGAAGGAAAATAATATCCTGAAAATGTATGTGGATGAGACGGTCTTAAACTTCATGGGCAATAGAGAGTTAGGAATGGGCTTGGATGATAATGAAACACTGGAAGCAGCTGTGGCATTTATAGACCTATGTGGATTTACAGCTATTAGTGAAACAGAAGAACCCAATATAGTTGTAGGCCAGTTAAATGCTTACTTTGATATGATGGTGAGAGAAATCATTGCCGAAAAAGGGATTATTGACAAATTCATTGGTGATGCAGTAATGGCAGTTTTTAAAGGTGAGGACTATGCCAAAAGAGCGCTCCGAGCTAGTATTGCAATAAGGGATAAGATGAATGCGATGCCTGTGTTCTCAGAAAAATCAGGATTCAAACCCAAAGTCTCAATAGGAATTAACAATGGGGAAATGGTCTCTGGAAATATTGGATCATTGTCATTAAAAAGACTAGATTATACCGTGATCGGAGATACAGTCAACGTGGCATCCCGATTACAATCCAAGGCAAACCCAGGTCAAATCTTAATATTGGAAAAATATCAGGAAGAAGTGGCTAACGATTTTAATATCACAAAAATTGGCGAAATGATTTTGAAAAATAAAGCCAAGCCTGTCATGGTTTATGAGGTTATTTCCTGA
- a CDS encoding sensor histidine kinase gives MLLVNLISILLLFFLKKPLGAVTISEEWKRLINYGLWLAVGLLVLELIPLISALEVVLSLASYALVGIIIYTTLKFPELEHKKGLIYAWLPIIGISIITEIVTSIAPEFYNRRETYFETAETFAFIWAIAMWINNSRQKKKLEMERIRTIEKEKELKISEELKSQFEQQVRERTAELTSQKNELEKIVQELKSTQTQLIHAEKMASLGELTAGIAHEIQNPLNFVNNFSELSNELLEEMKEEIDAGNLDIAKEIVDDITENLKKIAHHGNRADSIVKGMLQHSRVNSGEKIPTDLNDLADEFLRLSYHGLRAKDKNFNSDFQLDLDPNLPEIKVVAQDFGRLILNLVNNAFYAVYEKAKTKPENYQPLVKVTSKLIPATGGKPETLKLTIEDNGNGIPDTIKEKIFQPFFTTKPTGEGTGLGLSLSYDIVKAHGGDFKVESVEGEKTIFTILLPNKDK, from the coding sequence GTGCTTTTAGTAAATCTTATATCAATACTGCTTTTATTCTTCCTGAAGAAACCTTTAGGTGCAGTAACTATTTCTGAGGAATGGAAACGCTTGATCAATTATGGGTTATGGCTTGCAGTTGGTCTTCTGGTTTTAGAGTTGATTCCATTGATTTCGGCATTAGAAGTAGTGCTAAGCTTGGCATCCTATGCATTAGTAGGAATCATCATATATACTACCTTAAAGTTTCCAGAACTGGAACATAAAAAGGGTCTTATCTATGCCTGGCTTCCTATCATAGGTATTTCCATTATTACTGAAATAGTAACTTCCATTGCCCCAGAATTTTATAATAGAAGAGAAACCTATTTTGAAACGGCTGAGACTTTTGCTTTTATCTGGGCAATCGCTATGTGGATCAATAATTCCAGACAAAAGAAAAAGCTGGAAATGGAGCGTATCCGAACCATTGAAAAAGAAAAGGAGCTCAAAATCTCCGAAGAATTAAAAAGTCAATTTGAGCAACAAGTAAGAGAAAGAACTGCAGAGCTTACCTCTCAAAAAAATGAGCTCGAAAAGATTGTACAAGAGTTAAAATCAACGCAAACTCAACTGATCCATGCCGAAAAAATGGCTTCCCTAGGAGAGCTTACTGCTGGCATTGCTCATGAAATACAAAACCCACTCAATTTTGTCAATAACTTCTCAGAGCTAAGTAATGAACTCTTAGAGGAAATGAAAGAAGAAATTGATGCAGGAAACCTCGATATAGCCAAAGAAATCGTCGATGACATCACAGAAAACCTGAAAAAAATTGCTCATCATGGCAACAGAGCTGATTCTATTGTAAAGGGAATGCTTCAACATAGCCGGGTGAATTCAGGAGAAAAAATACCAACTGACCTGAATGACCTCGCAGATGAGTTTTTAAGACTTTCTTATCATGGTCTCCGTGCCAAAGACAAAAACTTTAACTCGGATTTTCAGCTCGACTTGGACCCAAACCTTCCAGAGATAAAAGTGGTAGCCCAAGATTTTGGTAGGCTGATTCTTAACCTGGTGAATAATGCATTTTATGCAGTATATGAGAAGGCGAAAACAAAGCCTGAAAACTATCAGCCATTAGTCAAAGTTACTTCAAAGTTAATCCCTGCTACAGGAGGGAAACCAGAAACCTTGAAATTAACGATTGAAGATAATGGAAATGGTATCCCTGACACGATAAAAGAAAAGATCTTCCAGCCTTTTTTTACTACCAAACCTACCGGTGAAGGTACAGGACTGGGACTGAGCCTCAGCTACGATATAGTTAAAGCTCATGGAGGAGATTTTAAAGTAGAGTCAGTAGAGGGAGAGAAAACGATTTTTACGATTTTATTACCAAATAAAGATAAATAG
- a CDS encoding response regulator, with product MNILIVDDEKDVEILFRQKFRKEIRSGTIALSFAFSGQEALDFLEKENPPQVVYVFSDINMPGMTGLELLKKIKERFPKINVSMISAYGDNENYEKAIGSGAKEFFTKPIDFAFLKKEISAMVEKNNSEK from the coding sequence ATGAACATTTTAATAGTAGATGATGAAAAAGATGTAGAAATACTTTTTCGTCAGAAGTTTAGAAAAGAGATTAGGAGTGGAACGATAGCTTTATCATTTGCTTTTTCAGGACAGGAAGCTTTGGATTTTCTAGAAAAAGAAAACCCACCGCAGGTAGTATATGTATTTTCAGATATAAATATGCCAGGAATGACCGGTTTAGAGCTTTTAAAGAAAATCAAAGAACGTTTTCCTAAAATCAATGTAAGTATGATCTCGGCTTATGGCGACAATGAAAACTATGAAAAAGCGATTGGATCGGGGGCCAAGGAATTCTTTACCAAACCCATAGACTTTGCTTTTCTAAAAAAGGAGATCTCAGCGATGGTGGAAAAAAATAACTCAGAGAAATAA